A genomic window from Sulfurospirillum multivorans DSM 12446 includes:
- the infC gene encoding translation initiation factor IF-3, with translation MSKDKDVMLNDEIRAAEVRCVGDDGTQYGIITRNEALAKADELGLDLVLIAPDAKPPVCKIMNYGKFKYQQEKKLKEARKNQKIIEIKEIKLSVKIAANDVNYKVKHAREFLEEGKHVRFRVFLKGREMSNPEIGEQVLETLWPLIEDIAEREKAPKLEGRYINMLVTPKK, from the coding sequence TTGAGTAAAGACAAAGACGTTATGCTAAACGACGAAATCAGGGCAGCTGAGGTAAGATGTGTTGGCGATGATGGCACACAATATGGCATCATTACCAGAAATGAAGCTCTTGCGAAAGCAGACGAGCTAGGATTAGATCTCGTTTTAATTGCACCTGATGCAAAACCACCTGTTTGTAAAATTATGAACTATGGTAAGTTTAAGTATCAACAAGAAAAGAAGTTAAAAGAAGCGCGTAAAAATCAGAAAATTATTGAGATCAAAGAGATCAAACTTTCTGTTAAAATTGCGGCGAATGATGTTAACTATAAAGTCAAACATGCTAGAGAATTTCTAGAAGAGGGTAAACATGTTCGTTTTAGGGTTTTCCTAAAAGGGCGTGAGATGTCTAATCCAGAGATTGGTGAGCAGGTTTTAGAGACTCTTTGGCCACTCATAGAAGATATCGCCGAACGCGAGAAAGCGCCAAAGCTTGAAGGACGTTATATTAATATGCTGGTGACTCCTAAAAAGTAA
- the rpmI gene encoding 50S ribosomal protein L35 produces the protein MPKMKTVRGAAKRFRAGKNRIKRGAAFRSHILTKKPSKRMRGLKVAKTVDARDEKSVKLMLCKA, from the coding sequence ATGCCGAAAATGAAAACGGTACGCGGTGCAGCCAAACGCTTTAGAGCAGGTAAGAACAGAATCAAAAGAGGCGCTGCCTTTAGAAGTCATATTCTTACTAAAAAACCATCGAAAAGAATGCGTGGTTTGAAAGTCGCTAAAACAGTTGATGCACGCGATGAGAAGTCCGTTAAATTAATGCTTTGTAAAGCGTAA
- the rplT gene encoding 50S ribosomal protein L20, producing the protein MARVKTGIVRRRRHKKILKMARGFFSGRRKHFRKAKEQIERSLVYAFRDRRQKKRDFRRLWITRINAACRLNDISYSRFINALNKANIDLDRKILADMAMNDPEAFATVVKQAKAAI; encoded by the coding sequence ATGGCAAGAGTAAAAACAGGTATCGTCAGAAGAAGACGTCACAAGAAAATTTTAAAGATGGCAAGAGGCTTCTTTAGTGGAAGAAGAAAACACTTTAGAAAAGCGAAAGAGCAAATAGAGAGAAGTTTAGTTTATGCATTCCGTGATCGAAGACAAAAGAAAAGAGATTTTAGAAGACTTTGGATCACACGTATCAATGCAGCATGTAGACTTAACGACATTAGCTACTCACGCTTCATCAATGCCCTAAACAAAGCAAATATTGATTTAGACAGAAAGATTCTTGCAGATATGGCGATGAATGACCCTGAAGCCTTTGCAACCGTTGTAAAACAAGCAAAAGCAGCGATTTAA
- the ccoG gene encoding cytochrome c oxidase accessory protein CcoG produces MNCNSDCSTQPIYYRIKRYVVFGIITLIALILPFITIEGKHFFLLSFDKKQLNLFFTAFDMQELYLMPFVIMLFFLGIFFITTLGGRVWCGWSCPQTIFRVIFRDLIQTQLLGIRKNIHNKQKEPEGQILKRFVAVVIWACLALLAASNFLWYFIPPEDFFVYLQNPLDNSIMYGFLIGITAFLVYDVVTLKENFCVYICPYARIQSALFDENTIQTIYDEKRGGKIYDEKGHKLGSKPPLATDDCTGCEACVRVCPTHIDIRKGMQLECINCLECADACTPVMEKLGKTSLITWTSYNAAEKGVKTQYFRFRTIAYMVALSIALIGLFAMGTQKEYMLLNINRTSQLYKMADDGKTVENVYTFLFQNTDSKDHLYYFDISNNDIKIEKPSEPFLLKAGEKVKKVVILVSVPKELKVEGEDLPITVKAFAVDAKETIIVERHTIFIYPKKSDVQP; encoded by the coding sequence ATGAATTGTAATAGCGATTGTTCAACACAACCAATCTATTATAGGATAAAACGCTATGTTGTTTTTGGCATCATTACACTTATTGCACTGATTTTGCCATTTATTACCATAGAGGGGAAACACTTTTTTTTACTGAGTTTTGACAAAAAACAGTTAAATCTTTTTTTTACTGCTTTTGATATGCAAGAACTTTATTTAATGCCTTTTGTTATCATGCTCTTTTTCTTAGGCATCTTTTTTATCACCACCCTTGGTGGTAGAGTTTGGTGCGGCTGGTCATGTCCCCAAACCATTTTCAGAGTTATTTTTCGCGATCTCATCCAGACACAACTCCTAGGAATCCGAAAAAATATTCATAATAAACAAAAAGAGCCCGAGGGTCAAATACTAAAACGCTTTGTAGCAGTGGTCATTTGGGCCTGTTTAGCATTGCTCGCAGCATCGAACTTCTTGTGGTATTTTATTCCACCAGAAGACTTTTTTGTTTACCTTCAAAACCCTCTTGATAATAGCATTATGTATGGCTTTTTGATAGGTATCACTGCTTTTTTAGTGTACGATGTTGTTACGCTTAAAGAAAATTTTTGTGTCTATATTTGCCCTTATGCACGTATTCAATCCGCACTCTTTGATGAAAATACCATCCAAACCATTTATGATGAAAAGCGTGGTGGAAAGATTTACGATGAAAAAGGTCACAAACTCGGAAGCAAACCTCCTTTGGCAACCGATGACTGTACAGGGTGCGAAGCATGTGTTCGCGTCTGTCCAACGCATATTGATATTCGTAAAGGTATGCAATTAGAGTGTATCAACTGTTTAGAGTGTGCGGATGCGTGTACTCCAGTGATGGAAAAATTAGGTAAAACGTCTCTGATCACATGGACAAGCTATAATGCGGCAGAAAAAGGTGTTAAAACACAATATTTCCGCTTTAGAACCATTGCCTATATGGTGGCGCTAAGTATTGCGCTTATCGGACTTTTTGCTATGGGAACGCAAAAAGAGTATATGCTCTTAAATATTAACCGTACCAGCCAACTTTACAAAATGGCAGACGATGGTAAAACTGTTGAAAATGTCTATACCTTCTTGTTTCAAAATACGGATTCAAAAGACCATCTTTATTATTTTGACATTTCCAATAATGATATAAAAATAGAGAAACCAAGCGAGCCTTTTTTACTCAAAGCGGGTGAAAAAGTCAAAAAAGTTGTGATTCTCGTTTCTGTGCCTAAAGAGCTTAAAGTCGAAGGCGAGGATCTTCCTATTACGGTGAAAGCCTTTGCCGTTGATGCAAAAGAGACCATCATTGTAGAACGACATACGATTTTTATCTATCCTAAAAAAAGTGATGTCCAACCTTAG
- a CDS encoding recombinase family protein, which produces MNIVLLKNRSDDAPIIVQQKQIMKYAHHHDLKIDTTEIENSDSTLELEERKEFKGFLRSLSKNDHIIIFDLSTFSNNVEELVKVFECLLTRSISIHIADANACIHVDSKPLVLLDLLVKQREFNKKLDKEKAQGRPKGRMSKSKFDAYRPQVIELLENRTSISEIAKILHVSRTSLKDYVNSRGLKELVKAKATLLQSPRQRPLTLTKAQTAKECSLITQIIDQPEGLHHEL; this is translated from the coding sequence ATGAATATTGTCCTTTTAAAAAACAGAAGCGATGATGCTCCCATCATTGTTCAGCAAAAACAGATCATGAAGTACGCTCATCATCACGATCTCAAAATCGATACAACAGAGATTGAGAACTCCGATTCTACGTTGGAGTTAGAAGAGCGTAAAGAGTTTAAAGGTTTTTTACGATCACTTTCCAAAAATGATCATATTATCATTTTTGATCTATCAACCTTTTCCAACAATGTGGAAGAATTAGTCAAAGTATTTGAGTGCTTGCTAACACGTTCCATTTCGATACACATTGCCGATGCAAATGCCTGTATTCATGTTGACTCAAAACCCTTAGTCTTACTGGATCTTCTGGTAAAACAACGCGAGTTCAATAAAAAATTGGACAAAGAAAAAGCGCAAGGAAGACCAAAAGGGCGTATGTCCAAATCCAAATTTGATGCGTATCGTCCTCAAGTGATTGAACTGCTTGAAAATCGCACGTCCATTAGTGAGATTGCAAAAATCTTACATGTAAGCCGTACGTCTTTAAAAGATTATGTCAATTCAAGAGGCTTAAAAGAACTTGTTAAAGCAAAAGCAACCTTACTTCAATCTCCTCGTCAACGACCACTAACACTTACGAAAGCTCAAACCGCGAAAGAGTGCTCACTCATTACGCAAATCATAGATCAACCAGAAGGATTACACCATGAATTGTAA
- the rpsU gene encoding 30S ribosomal protein S21 codes for MPGIKVHPNDSFDEAYRKFKKQVDRNLVVTEVRARRFYETATEKRKKDKISARKKQLKRLYMLRRYESRL; via the coding sequence ATGCCAGGAATTAAAGTACATCCTAACGATTCGTTTGACGAAGCGTATAGAAAGTTTAAAAAACAAGTTGATCGTAACCTAGTTGTAACCGAAGTGCGTGCAAGACGTTTCTATGAAACAGCAACCGAAAAACGCAAAAAAGATAAAATTAGTGCGCGCAAAAAACAGTTGAAAAGACTTTATATGCTTCGCCGTTACGAGTCGAGACTCTAA
- a CDS encoding helix-turn-helix domain-containing protein → MDKKLTVIEAAKLLGVSKEAIYNRLRRGSLQSVVENGVKYILLTKNSLKEGTPARKIQSPTESAYVELLKLQLEEMKLKNEKLEGDKERLIADKERLLIESKEKIEMIYKERDEQLKAILTLANRQIVHAPINETVTAANASTTDASMPKSPSEDTFSFEEADVLDEEEEGGVLENRFEAYSDWRDLRSYLKEKGFSKKEKQYISDKVGKKVGQLNDVMDKNGKLFIKKGKKLKEILGE, encoded by the coding sequence ATGGATAAAAAACTAACCGTTATTGAGGCGGCAAAGCTTTTAGGCGTGAGTAAAGAGGCTATCTACAATCGTTTGCGAAGAGGGTCGTTACAAAGCGTTGTTGAAAATGGAGTAAAGTACATTTTACTAACAAAAAATAGTCTCAAAGAAGGAACGCCTGCGCGCAAAATCCAGAGTCCTACCGAGAGTGCTTATGTTGAGCTTCTTAAACTACAGCTTGAAGAGATGAAGCTTAAAAACGAGAAGCTAGAAGGAGATAAAGAGCGACTGATTGCCGATAAAGAGCGTTTATTAATCGAATCCAAAGAAAAAATCGAGATGATCTATAAAGAGAGAGATGAACAGCTCAAAGCCATTCTTACGTTAGCCAATCGCCAAATCGTGCATGCTCCCATAAATGAAACCGTCACAGCGGCTAACGCATCTACGACAGATGCTTCTATGCCAAAGAGTCCTAGTGAAGACACTTTTTCTTTCGAAGAGGCGGATGTCTTAGATGAAGAGGAAGAGGGTGGTGTTTTGGAAAATAGGTTTGAGGCATACAGTGACTGGAGAGATTTGCGCAGTTATCTTAAGGAAAAAGGATTTTCTAAAAAAGAAAAACAGTATATTAGCGATAAAGTAGGTAAAAAAGTAGGTCAGCTGAATGATGTGATGGATAAAAATGGCAAACTTTTTATCAAAAAAGGAAAAAAGCTTAAAGAGATATTGGGAGAATAA
- a CDS encoding UPF0323 family lipoprotein — MKYIRKISDYMIAGGIGVLVIASMQGCDQKDENKNVLSDAAKTQGALVIVDESATGEYKIAEEYPSSTTRVIVRKPDGSERILSQTEIDALVKEEAAKIDNNTSALTNPSMGTGQMGLGGILLSSIAGAMIGSWIGNKLFNNQNFQNQRAATYKSPQAYSRSTSSFNKPMSTSGSSSATKSSGFFGSSGSSSGSSSSGTSSVPRSSGS, encoded by the coding sequence ATGAAGTATATTCGTAAAATTTCAGACTATATGATTGCCGGAGGCATAGGTGTGCTTGTGATTGCCAGCATGCAAGGGTGCGATCAAAAAGATGAGAATAAAAATGTTCTATCCGATGCCGCTAAAACACAAGGGGCATTGGTCATTGTCGATGAAAGTGCTACAGGTGAGTATAAAATCGCAGAAGAATACCCAAGCTCAACAACACGGGTCATTGTGCGAAAGCCCGATGGAAGCGAGCGTATTTTATCGCAAACCGAAATTGATGCACTCGTCAAAGAAGAAGCCGCTAAAATTGATAACAACACATCTGCGCTCACAAATCCAAGCATGGGTACAGGTCAAATGGGATTAGGTGGTATTTTACTCTCCAGTATCGCTGGTGCGATGATTGGTAGTTGGATAGGCAATAAACTTTTTAACAACCAAAATTTTCAAAATCAACGTGCAGCAACGTATAAATCTCCACAAGCTTACTCACGAAGTACCAGCAGTTTTAACAAACCGATGTCAACATCAGGCAGCAGTAGCGCTACTAAAAGCAGCGGGTTCTTTGGTTCTTCAGGCTCAAGTAGTGGCTCTTCATCCAGTGGTACTTCAAGTGTACCTAGAAGTTCAGGAAGTTAA
- a CDS encoding glutathionylspermidine synthase family protein, whose protein sequence is MLHVEKIKPLSREFLESIGFYWHTDADQTSYVADELVLVSNDEVEAYYEAANTLYDMFAQAGQHVIDNNLFHELNIPFNLVELIRNSWANDVHWHLYGRFDFAGGVDGKPIKLIEFNADTPTSLYETAIIQWAMLKANGMDEAKQFNTVFEALKENFKRLVVLGGNTEDFAEYYDGWKILFSSIRGNIEDENTTRLLQTAANEAGFHTDFAYVDEVGFNAEGIFKEDENFEFWFKLIPWENIAIEEGDLALILDEIVREQKAIILNPAYTLLFQSKAFMKILWDLFPNHPLLLETSYEPLKGKKQVEKRAFGREGANTVIYNTDMSVMAKVEGDYGNFKPIYQEYVELPKDNEGKSYQAGVFFAYEGCGLGFRRGGLIMENFSKFVGHRIND, encoded by the coding sequence ATGTTACATGTAGAAAAAATTAAACCTTTAAGCAGAGAATTTTTAGAGTCGATCGGCTTTTACTGGCATACCGATGCCGATCAAACATCGTATGTTGCGGACGAGCTTGTTCTTGTCAGCAACGATGAAGTGGAAGCGTATTATGAAGCGGCTAACACGCTGTACGATATGTTTGCACAGGCAGGTCAGCATGTGATCGATAACAATCTTTTTCATGAGCTAAACATCCCTTTTAATTTAGTGGAACTGATCAGAAACTCATGGGCAAATGATGTGCATTGGCATCTGTATGGTCGTTTTGATTTTGCAGGTGGTGTGGATGGTAAGCCAATTAAACTCATCGAATTTAATGCCGATACACCAACCTCACTTTATGAGACAGCCATTATTCAATGGGCAATGCTTAAAGCCAATGGTATGGATGAAGCGAAACAATTCAATACCGTTTTTGAAGCGCTAAAAGAGAATTTTAAACGCCTTGTTGTACTGGGTGGAAATACAGAAGATTTTGCTGAGTATTACGATGGTTGGAAGATTTTGTTCTCTTCAATTCGCGGAAACATTGAAGATGAAAATACTACACGGTTACTTCAAACAGCCGCAAATGAGGCGGGATTTCATACCGATTTTGCGTACGTGGATGAGGTAGGATTTAATGCCGAAGGGATTTTTAAAGAAGATGAAAATTTCGAATTTTGGTTTAAATTGATTCCTTGGGAAAATATCGCCATCGAAGAGGGAGATTTAGCTCTTATTTTAGATGAAATTGTGCGAGAGCAAAAAGCGATTATTCTCAATCCTGCCTATACACTGTTGTTTCAAAGCAAGGCATTTATGAAAATTCTATGGGATCTTTTTCCTAACCATCCGCTATTGTTAGAGACATCGTATGAGCCACTAAAAGGCAAAAAACAGGTTGAAAAACGGGCGTTTGGACGGGAAGGTGCTAACACGGTTATTTACAATACCGATATGTCTGTTATGGCAAAAGTTGAGGGTGATTATGGCAATTTTAAACCCATTTACCAAGAATATGTGGAACTTCCCAAAGACAATGAAGGTAAATCCTACCAAGCAGGGGTCTTCTTTGCTTATGAAGGGTGTGGTCTTGGTTTTAGAAGAGGAGGGCTCATTATGGAGAATTTCTCCAAATTTGTGGGTCACCGCATTAACGATTAA
- a CDS encoding YajQ family cyclic di-GMP-binding protein, which yields MAKEHSFDITAEIDKQKFKDAYEQAKKVITNRWDFKGITCEFEHNEKAKTVTLLTTSDTKADAMVESLISEAIKRDISSKALKETKREVAGGNKTKVTVSIVDAISGEDAKKIVKEIKELKLKVQASIRGDVVRVEGKAIDDLQEAIKAIRGCDFDFPVNFTNLK from the coding sequence ATGGCAAAAGAGCATAGTTTTGACATTACTGCAGAGATAGACAAACAAAAATTTAAAGATGCGTATGAGCAAGCTAAAAAAGTCATCACCAATCGATGGGATTTTAAAGGCATTACGTGTGAATTTGAACACAATGAAAAAGCCAAAACGGTGACGTTGTTGACGACAAGCGATACAAAAGCGGATGCTATGGTGGAGTCATTGATTTCCGAAGCGATTAAACGTGACATCTCTTCAAAAGCACTCAAAGAGACCAAGCGAGAAGTCGCAGGTGGCAATAAAACCAAAGTCACCGTCAGCATTGTTGATGCGATTTCCGGTGAAGATGCGAAAAAAATTGTCAAAGAGATTAAAGAACTTAAACTCAAAGTGCAAGCTTCCATTCGAGGCGATGTGGTACGTGTGGAGGGCAAAGCGATCGATGATCTGCAAGAGGCGATCAAAGCGATTCGCGGATGCGATTTTGACTTTCCTGTCAATTTTACCAATCTTAAGTAG
- a CDS encoding diacylglycerol kinase: MRNQPKYHFIKNTTYALKGLRDIIVNETSFRLELIIVLCLLPVNFLVPLELSYKLLMFIALMGMPLAEAINSAIERVTDLVTLEYHEMAGRAKDAGSAVVFLSIVIVVVVWGACFIKIIFG, from the coding sequence GTGCGAAATCAACCTAAATACCATTTTATAAAAAATACAACCTACGCTCTTAAAGGGCTTAGGGATATTATTGTCAATGAGACCTCTTTTCGCTTGGAATTGATCATTGTGTTGTGTTTATTGCCTGTGAATTTTTTAGTGCCTTTGGAGCTTTCGTATAAACTATTGATGTTTATTGCTTTGATGGGAATGCCTTTGGCGGAGGCAATCAACAGTGCCATTGAGCGAGTGACGGATTTGGTCACGCTTGAGTACCACGAAATGGCAGGGCGCGCGAAAGATGCAGGAAGTGCGGTTGTGTTTTTAAGCATCGTGATTGTTGTGGTTGTATGGGGTGCTTGTTTTATTAAAATTATTTTTGGGTAA
- a CDS encoding malate synthase G — translation MSDKIFVGHLAIDSVLYDFMINEALPQTGILPERFWSGFEQTVQSLAPLNKALLDKRDAFQATLDAWYKARRGTSLSFEEHHAFLRSIDYLITPPSPSFIAPLHVDPEIAHCAAPQLVVPADNARYALNAANARWGSLLDVFYGTDVVEEAVGYEKQKDYNPKRGEKVFALTYDFLDVIIPLKQGSYRDVKSFTVRDKAVIMTLLSGTDTTLKVPEQWVAYLEKEGVLTSLVFKHHGLHVEIQFDAKSPIGQSNAAGIKDVILESALSAIQDCEDSVAAVDSADKVNIYRNWNGLMKGDLSVDFENRGKRIHRTLNPDKHFLTPDGQTLTLKGRVLLLIRNVGMHMYTDTITYRGEAIPEGFLDAFVTTLCAIHDVRKREGIRNSVEGSVYIVKPKCHGPEEIAFVSTLFAQVEEVLGLPAYTIKMGIMDEERRTSVNLQACIEAAKESVFFINTGFLDRTGDEIHSCMELGVVVPKEEMKKEVWLKAYEDQNVDIGLLLGFKGKAQIGKGMWTMPDAMKKMVEIKIAHPQAGATTAWVPSPTAATLHALHYHYVDVMAKQDELMTRQKASLEALLTPPLLKRALSAEEKTKEIENNIQSILGYVVRWIDQGVGCSKVPDINNVELMEDRATLRISSQHLANWLHHGLVSETEVREAFKKMAIIVDRQNSHDQQYKPMAPHFEKSVAFQAACDLVFKGRVQPNGYTEFILHVKRKEAKKERT, via the coding sequence GTGTCAGATAAAATTTTTGTAGGTCATTTAGCCATTGATAGCGTACTGTATGATTTTATGATCAATGAGGCACTTCCCCAAACGGGTATTTTGCCAGAGCGATTTTGGAGTGGGTTTGAACAAACCGTACAAAGCCTTGCTCCGTTAAACAAAGCCCTTTTAGACAAACGAGATGCGTTTCAAGCAACTTTGGATGCGTGGTATAAAGCGCGTCGTGGTACTTCGTTGTCATTTGAGGAACATCACGCTTTCTTGCGCTCTATTGATTATCTGATCACCCCTCCATCACCTTCTTTCATTGCACCGTTACATGTAGATCCTGAAATCGCTCATTGTGCCGCACCTCAGTTAGTCGTCCCCGCAGACAATGCCCGTTATGCGCTCAATGCCGCCAATGCACGGTGGGGAAGTTTATTGGACGTTTTTTATGGAACCGACGTAGTAGAAGAGGCAGTGGGGTATGAAAAACAAAAGGACTATAACCCCAAGCGAGGTGAAAAAGTCTTTGCGCTGACGTATGATTTTTTAGATGTTATTATCCCGTTAAAACAAGGCTCTTATCGTGATGTGAAATCCTTTACAGTGCGAGATAAAGCCGTAATTATGACGCTTTTATCAGGAACTGATACAACGCTCAAGGTGCCTGAACAATGGGTGGCTTACCTTGAAAAAGAGGGTGTGTTAACTTCGCTTGTTTTTAAACATCATGGTTTACATGTAGAGATTCAATTCGATGCAAAAAGTCCGATAGGGCAGAGCAATGCCGCTGGTATCAAGGATGTTATTTTAGAATCGGCGCTTAGCGCTATTCAAGATTGTGAAGACTCGGTTGCGGCGGTAGACAGTGCGGATAAGGTGAATATTTATCGTAATTGGAATGGACTAATGAAAGGTGATTTGTCTGTTGATTTTGAAAACAGAGGCAAAAGGATTCATCGTACCCTCAATCCCGATAAGCACTTTTTAACCCCCGATGGACAAACACTCACGCTCAAAGGTAGGGTGTTGTTATTGATTCGTAATGTGGGAATGCACATGTACACCGATACCATCACCTACCGAGGCGAAGCCATTCCCGAGGGTTTTTTAGATGCGTTTGTCACCACGTTGTGTGCTATACATGATGTGCGTAAACGTGAGGGCATTCGCAACAGCGTGGAGGGGAGTGTTTATATCGTAAAACCAAAATGCCATGGTCCAGAAGAGATAGCTTTTGTAAGCACTCTTTTTGCGCAGGTTGAAGAGGTTTTGGGGCTTCCTGCATACACCATTAAAATGGGCATTATGGATGAGGAGAGGCGTACCAGTGTCAATCTCCAAGCATGCATTGAAGCGGCAAAAGAGAGCGTCTTTTTTATCAATACAGGATTTCTTGATCGAACGGGCGATGAAATTCATTCGTGCATGGAATTGGGCGTCGTTGTTCCCAAAGAAGAGATGAAAAAAGAAGTTTGGTTGAAGGCCTATGAAGACCAAAATGTCGATATTGGACTTCTTTTAGGGTTTAAAGGAAAGGCTCAAATTGGGAAAGGTATGTGGACGATGCCCGATGCTATGAAAAAGATGGTAGAGATCAAAATCGCTCATCCCCAAGCGGGAGCTACCACAGCATGGGTGCCTTCTCCTACGGCGGCGACATTGCATGCGTTGCATTATCATTATGTGGATGTGATGGCAAAACAAGATGAACTGATGACACGGCAAAAAGCGTCACTGGAAGCATTGCTGACACCGCCTCTTTTGAAACGTGCATTGAGCGCAGAGGAGAAAACCAAAGAGATTGAAAATAACATCCAGAGTATTTTAGGGTATGTTGTGAGATGGATAGATCAAGGTGTTGGATGCTCTAAAGTACCTGATATTAACAATGTTGAACTGATGGAAGATAGGGCGACGTTACGCATTTCAAGCCAACATCTTGCGAACTGGTTGCACCATGGATTGGTGAGCGAAACAGAGGTGAGAGAGGCGTTTAAAAAGATGGCGATAATCGTCGATCGTCAAAACAGTCATGATCAACAGTATAAACCAATGGCACCCCATTTTGAAAAAAGTGTTGCGTTTCAAGCTGCATGTGATTTGGTTTTTAAAGGAAGAGTTCAACCCAATGGCTATACGGAATTTATTTTACATGTAAAGAGAAAAGAGGCTAAAAAAGAGAGAACGTGA
- a CDS encoding c-type cytochrome yields the protein MEYIGLYPLFYFPEIGSAWLMGITGSIHIMASHTSVGAALLFAFLAHKAYHEDRPELYDYMKKYGMFLVIFSYVIGSITGPGIWYTATAASPRGISALIHNFVWVWATEWVFFIVEVIGIFTLIYTIGKIDRKTHLKLTYMFALASISTLFLIIGIISFMMWPGTEAWYQTGSASDAFFGINTFPHMFLRIGFMIVMSAIIGFIISSSLKEQDLRAELTRKLAVVGMIGGLTVMMSFLWYVQTLPQSAWDLFHDVLWERDGMTRIIVVSVIAFYLLLAFALPRSINTVLAVVMMLVIGVIGVWPGEKMRESMRKPYVAGRYIYSNQLISRDVPGKHVKSEMALVAEKGLLKLAPFIPDRLRTITPENQLEAGQLLAKIACSNCHSLEKGAKFRPLPDKFPEMDEDTIEMVLTEVIATGVRSYIPPIKLPADETKALAAWLATQNK from the coding sequence GTGGAATACATTGGATTATATCCTCTATTCTATTTTCCAGAAATTGGCTCAGCTTGGCTGATGGGAATTACGGGCAGCATACATATTATGGCGTCGCATACGTCTGTTGGCGCGGCTTTATTGTTTGCTTTTTTAGCACACAAAGCATACCACGAAGACCGACCAGAACTTTATGACTATATGAAAAAGTATGGTATGTTTTTGGTGATCTTCTCTTATGTTATCGGTTCTATTACGGGGCCTGGTATTTGGTATACCGCCACAGCGGCGAGTCCTCGTGGTATTAGCGCGTTGATTCATAACTTCGTTTGGGTGTGGGCAACTGAATGGGTCTTCTTTATTGTTGAAGTGATTGGTATCTTTACACTCATTTATACGATTGGGAAGATTGATCGCAAAACACATCTAAAGCTTACTTATATGTTTGCGTTAGCTTCCATTTCTACCCTATTCCTCATTATCGGCATCATCAGCTTTATGATGTGGCCTGGAACGGAAGCATGGTATCAAACAGGTTCAGCCAGCGACGCGTTTTTTGGTATCAATACATTCCCACATATGTTTCTACGCATTGGCTTTATGATTGTTATGTCAGCTATCATTGGATTTATTATCAGTAGTAGCCTAAAAGAACAAGATCTTAGAGCTGAGCTAACGCGTAAACTTGCGGTTGTTGGAATGATTGGTGGGCTTACGGTCATGATGTCGTTCTTATGGTATGTGCAAACATTGCCACAAAGCGCATGGGATCTTTTCCATGATGTGCTCTGGGAACGTGATGGAATGACACGAATTATTGTCGTAAGCGTTATTGCATTCTATCTACTGTTAGCGTTTGCACTCCCTCGATCTATCAATACAGTCTTAGCCGTCGTGATGATGCTCGTTATTGGCGTTATCGGAGTTTGGCCGGGTGAAAAAATGCGAGAGAGTATGCGTAAACCTTATGTTGCAGGTCGCTATATTTACAGTAATCAACTGATTTCAAGAGATGTTCCTGGTAAACATGTCAAATCTGAAATGGCGCTTGTCGCAGAAAAAGGCTTGTTAAAGCTAGCCCCTTTTATTCCTGATCGTCTGCGAACCATTACGCCTGAAAATCAACTTGAAGCAGGACAGTTGCTCGCCAAAATCGCTTGTTCCAATTGCCACTCCTTGGAAAAAGGAGCTAAATTTAGACCATTACCCGATAAGTTTCCAGAAATGGATGAGGATACGATTGAAATGGTACTAACAGAGGTTATTGCAACGGGAGTTCGTAGTTATATACCACCGATTAAACTACCTGCAGATGAAACTAAAGCGTTAGCAGCTTGGCTTGCTACGCAAAATAAATAG